Part of the Streptomyces antimycoticus genome, GCCCAGCAGGCCACCCGGGGCTTCGCGATGACGCTCGCGCTGGCGATCACCATCGGCGTCGTGGTGACCCTGTCCGGCACGGTCTTCTCCTTCTACAAGAACGTCCCGCCCGGCGCGAGCATCGTCGTCCTCGCCATCGGCGTCTTCGCCGCGATCACGGCGCTGGCCGCGCCCCTGGCGAAAAGACGCGCTCAGCGGGCGTCCGCGGCCGGGGAAGGGTGCACGGTGAGGGACGATGTACTCGTATAGTCCACAAACTCGCACACTCGACCACCCGGTCTGTCGCTCTCGTCCGTCCCCCGAGCGATAACTGGCACAATGGCCGGGCAGAAGACGCAGTGGGCACGGAGAGAGCCCCGAGAGCGACGGAGCATGTGAGGTTGAGGAGGCAGCTGTGGTGACCGCGGGTCCCCCAGTACGCGGCCGGTCCACCAGGCAGCGCGCCGCGGTGGCGGCAGCACTGGACGAGGTGGACGAGTTCCGCAGTGCGCAGGAGCTCCACGACATGCTCAAGCACCGCGGCGACTCGGTGGGCCTGACCACCGTCTACCGCACCCTCCAGTCCCTCGCCGACGCCGGCGAGGTCGACGTCCTCCGCACCACCGAGGGCGAGGCGGTCTACCGCCGCTGCAACAGCGAGGAGCACCACCACCACCTGGTCTGCCGCGCCTGCGGCAAGGCGGTGGAGGTGGAGGGCCCCGCCGTCGAAAAGTGGGCCGACGCGATCGCCGCCGAGCACGGCTTCGTGGACGTGGCCCACACCATCGAGATCTTCGGCACCTGCGGCGATTGCGCGGCGGCGAAGGCTGCGCAGGATTGATCTCCCCTTCGCGGGGCTAGCCCCCACCTCGCAGGACCACCTCCTACGGTCCGCGTTTCCCCACTTACGGTCCGCTTCCCCCAGGTCGTCACAGCCCTGTACTGAGAGCACGGCCGAACGCGCGTCGTCCCGCTTCATCGGCGGGGCGCCGGGTACGGTGCCAAGTACATGAACATTACGGCTACTTGGGGGAGCCTGATGTCCTTGTTTCCTGATCTACCGGGACCGCCGGACCTCTTCGTCGATCCGCCGTCTCCGAAGAAGAGCGCGGGCGCCTTCCACACCACCAGCGCGACGGGGCAGAACAAGACCAAGCTGGACGACCCCGAGGCCGCCGGGAAGGCCCATTCTGGGTGGGCGCTCGCGGGGCCCAACCAGGAGTGCGTCACGGCGTGGCGCAACCGTCTGCACGAACTCGGCAAGTCGGCCAGAGCGGCGGCCTCCGCCATCACCGATGCCATGGACGACTACATGGACACCGACCACTCCATCGAGGCGGAACTCCG contains:
- a CDS encoding Fur family transcriptional regulator: MVTAGPPVRGRSTRQRAAVAAALDEVDEFRSAQELHDMLKHRGDSVGLTTVYRTLQSLADAGEVDVLRTTEGEAVYRRCNSEEHHHHLVCRACGKAVEVEGPAVEKWADAIAAEHGFVDVAHTIEIFGTCGDCAAAKAAQD